Proteins from a single region of Salvelinus sp. IW2-2015 linkage group LG4p, ASM291031v2, whole genome shotgun sequence:
- the LOC111958074 gene encoding LOW QUALITY PROTEIN: SR-related and CTD-associated factor 4 (The sequence of the model RefSeq protein was modified relative to this genomic sequence to represent the inferred CDS: inserted 1 base in 1 codon): MVIPVIDKRIHGLATRADVCYEYITTASWLNHHALLTYKDNWSAHQQISMDSVNAFNLELFAMIDMKPPISRAKMMSVTKSAIKAIKLYKHVVQIVEKFIKKCKPELKVPGLYVVDSIVRQSRHQFGVDKDVYGPRFQKNFTQTFQNLYLCXHDDKSKIIRVLNLWQKNAVFEMDVVQPLLDMATGSFVLTPSPQEDLQPPVSSTSIAAAQHQAQPTVSIAAAQPQSTVSIATAQHQPLPTIFFQIRQVDTRCNWAVFPPVCVQLQKMLLRFQPGQQTTAMVPNTVXDETQIMVPNTVSDQTHSQMVQGQHNTHHPLFNSHHTHPTEQNNSLAKKLLDRFDYDDEPEEVKKEELDSLVPGNVYGGQFPGQAPSNTEQQFQGHMMGQPGRQQTPGGGNPGPNXGXSQSQHTAXQNQDQGNPREREDPSGRRDGREGRQRGHGRRSRSRSGSRSPRRKRSRSSSRSRKPRHSSQRSGSRSRESRWNSPRSRSQERKEREKDKDRRQKGLPSIKSQTLSVCTTTLWVGQLDKKTSQQDVMCLLEEFGQIDSINMIPPRGCAYIVMVHRQDAYRALHKLGRGSFKVNQKTIKIAWALNKGIKATHKKFWDVERGVTYIPWSKVKMEELEGYREGGMLDADTLCPEWGDKVKELTKPGGLNNGGGVDAMETEGAATAHVQVTPTXGDPMKHTADSRVPIKHTSLGVLSHRSTSPSLRKQTFIQRFCALVVCFYCFVFLAVIKIAGFISIRIHMHTLFLNTNATKYL; the protein is encoded by the exons ATGGTCATACCTGTTATCGACAAGCGGATACACGGGCTAGCAACAAGAGCTGATGTTTGCTACGAATATATAACCACAGCTAGCTGGCTGAATCACCACGCGTTACTCACTTATAAGGATAATTGGTCGGCACATCAACAAATAAGTATGGATTCCGTCAACGCTTTCAACTTGGAG TTATTCGCCATGATTGACATGAAGCCTCCAATATCACGAGCAAAGATGATGTCAGTCACTAAATCAGCAATAAAGGCTATCAAG CTATACAAGCATGTCGTCCAGATTGTGGAGAAGTTCATCAAGAAG TGTAAGCCAGAGCTGAAGGTTCCTGGGCTATACGTGGTGGATTCTATAGTCCGACAGTCCCGACACCAGTTTGGAGTGGACAAGGACGTCTATGGACCCAGGTTCCAAAAGAACTTCACCCAGACCTTCCAGaacctctacctct cccacgATGACAAG aGTAAGATCATCCGTGTTCTCAACCTGTGGCAGAAGAACGCTGTGTTTGAGATGGACGTCGTCCAGCCCCTGTTGGACATGGCTACTGGCTCTTTCGTCCTTACTCCCTCCCCCCAGGAGGACCTCCAGCCCCCAGTCTCCAGTACCTCCATAGCAGCAGCCCAGCACCAGGCCCAGCCCACAGTCTCCATAGCAGCAGCCCAGCCCCAGTCCACAGTCTCCATAGCAACAGCCCAGCACCAGCCCCTGCCCACTAT CTTCTTCCAGATCCGACAGGTGGACACTAG GTGTAATTGGGCTGTATTCCCTCCTGTCTGTGTCCAGCTTCAGAAGATGCTTCTGAGGTTCCAGCCAGGGCAGCAGACCACCGCTATGGTTCCCAACACCGTGKCTGACGAAACCCAAATTATGGTTCCCAACACCGTGTCTGACCAGACCCACTCACAGATGGTCCAAGGCCAGCATAACACACACCATCCACTGTtcaactcacaccacacacatcctaCAGAGCAGAATAACTCACTAGCTAAG AAACTCCTGGACCGGTTTGATTACGACGACGAACCAGAAGAAGTGAAGAAAGAAGAGTTGGATTCCCTCGTTCCGGGAAACGTTTACGGTGGCCAGTTTCCTGGTCAAGCGCCGTCCAACACGGAGCAACAATTTCAGGGCCACATGATGGGCCAGCCTGGCAGGCAGCAGACACCTGGTGGAGGAAACCCTGGTCCGAACAMGGGCTMCAGYCAGAGCCAGCACACTGCCCWGCAGAACCAGGACCAGGGAAACCCCAGAGAAAGRGAAGATCCGTCTGGGAGGAGAGATGGTCGGGAGGGGAGGCAGCGCGGACACGGCAGGAGGTCACGCTCCAGGTCGGGCTCTCG atctcccaggAGAAAGAGGTCCAGGTCCAGCTCTCGCTCGCGGAAGCCCCGGCACTCCTCCCAACGCTCCGGATCTCGTTCCAGGGAAAGTCGCTGGAACTCCCCTCGCTCCCGCtcgcaggagaggaaggagagagagaaggacaaagaCCGTAGACAGAAAGGTCTGCCTAGCATCAAGAGCCAGACACTCAGTG TTTGCACCACGACTCTGTGGGTGGGCCAGCTAGACAAGAAGACTTCTCAGCAGGACGTCATGTGTTTACTAGAGGAGTTTGGGCAGATAGACTCCATCAAT ATGATCCCTCCTCGTGGATGTGCCTATATAGTGATGGTCCACAGACAGGATGCCTACAGAGCTCTACACAAACTCGGCAGAGGATCCTTCAAGGTCAACCAGAAGACCATCAAG ATTGCGTGGGCCTTGAACAAGGGTATAAAGGCGACCCATAAGAAGTTCTGGGACGTGGAGCGAGGCGTCACCTACATCCCCTGGAGCAAAGTGAAGATGGAGGAGCTGGAGGGGTACAGGGAGGGAGGCATGCTGGACGCAGACACACTCTGTCCAG AATGGGGAGATAAAGTGAAGGAGCTGACTAAACCAGGAGGACTGAACAATGGAGGAGGAGTGGACGCCATGGAGACCGAGGGAGCTGCCACCGCCCACGTACAGGTAACACCCACTRCAGGGGACCCAATGAAACACACCGCAGACAGCAGGGTCCCAATTAAACACACCAGTCTGGGTGTTCTGTCTCACCGTAGTACCTCACCATCTCTTAGGAAGCAGACTTTTATCCAGAGGTTTTGTGCCTTGGTtgtctgtttttattgttttgtttttttagctGTTATTAAAATTGCAGGTTTTATAAGTATTCGTATACATATGCATACACTTTTCCTCAACACAAATGCAACAAAGTATCTTTGA